From the genome of Paraburkholderia flava, one region includes:
- a CDS encoding alpha-E domain-containing protein, which produces MLLGRTASGLYWMHRYIERAENIARVVDAGLRMALTRTSDAAATWSSVVVTSGAEEGFRAKHDTYTADTVSDYLLRDADNPSSVLSCIDAARSNARMVRTALTREAWESINEAWMVIRRVLASPVRAGELPAVLDRIKREAALIRGTFHGTMLRNEIFSFSRIGTFIERADNTARILDVKYHLLLPAISYVGTTLDNYQWESILRSVDAHRSYRWVYDVQYKPANIADYLILNGRMPRSLNFCYMNVVQNLGFLAEDYGVTHPCQQTAATTLATLTDNTVKKIFAGGLHEFLTAFIAQNNRLGFEIAETYNFD; this is translated from the coding sequence ATGCTTCTTGGGCGCACAGCGAGCGGGCTCTACTGGATGCACCGCTATATCGAGCGGGCGGAAAACATCGCCCGTGTGGTCGACGCCGGTTTGCGGATGGCGTTGACGAGAACGTCCGATGCGGCCGCGACGTGGTCGTCGGTGGTGGTGACGTCGGGCGCGGAGGAAGGTTTTCGCGCGAAGCACGACACCTACACGGCGGACACCGTGTCCGACTATCTGCTGCGCGACGCGGACAATCCGTCGAGCGTGCTGTCGTGCATCGACGCCGCGCGTTCGAACGCGCGGATGGTGCGCACCGCGCTCACGCGCGAAGCGTGGGAAAGCATCAACGAAGCGTGGATGGTGATCCGGCGCGTGCTCGCGTCGCCGGTGCGGGCCGGTGAACTGCCGGCGGTGCTCGACCGGATCAAACGCGAGGCCGCGCTGATTCGCGGCACGTTCCACGGCACGATGCTGCGCAACGAGATCTTCAGCTTCTCGCGGATCGGCACGTTCATCGAGCGCGCGGACAACACCGCGCGGATTCTCGACGTCAAGTATCACCTGCTGCTGCCGGCGATTTCCTACGTCGGCACGACGCTCGACAACTACCAGTGGGAATCGATCCTGCGCTCGGTCGATGCGCATCGTTCATACCGCTGGGTCTACGACGTGCAGTACAAGCCGGCCAATATCGCCGACTACCTGATCCTCAACGGGCGCATGCCGCGCTCGCTGAACTTCTGCTACATGAACGTCGTGCAGAACCTCGGTTTTCTCGCGGAAGACTACGGCGTCACGCATCCGTGCCAGCAGACGGCCGCGACGACGCTCGCGACACTCACCGACAACACCGTGAAGAAAATCTTCGCGGGCGGGCTGCACGAATTCCTGACCGCGTTCATCGCGCAGAACAACCGTCTCGGCTTTGAAATCGCCGAGACCTACAACTTCGATTGA
- a CDS encoding circularly permuted type 2 ATP-grasp protein, producing MLTSGDGVRAPYELLKQWLDTQDPATLAQKATDAESVFRKTGITFAVYGQQEAAERLIPFDIIPRIISSAEWTKLSQGIEQRVMALNAFLDDIYHRQEIVRAGRVPKELIAQNEAFLPEMIGFRPPGNVYTHIIGVDIVRTAENQFYVLEDNARTPSGVSYMLENRETMMQLFPELFQRVKVRPVEVYPQLLRQSLAAVCPPGGNAENPTIAVLTPGIHNSAYYEHAFLADQMGVHLVEGSDLQVVDGHVAMRTTEGFRAIDVLYRRLDDAFLDPLTFRPDSVLGVPGIMDVYRAGNITIANAPGTGIADDKAIYSYMPEIVEFYTGRQSILENVPTWRCSEPQSLKYVLDHLDELVVKEVHGSGGYGMLVGPAASKKECEEFAAKLKTRPNNYIAQPTLALSTTPILTEKGLAPRHVDLRPFVLMSDRIRITPGGLTRVALKEGSLVVNSSQGGGTKDTWVLAD from the coding sequence ATGCTGACGTCCGGAGACGGCGTACGCGCACCCTATGAGTTGCTCAAGCAATGGCTCGATACGCAGGATCCCGCAACGCTCGCGCAGAAAGCGACGGATGCGGAAAGCGTGTTCCGCAAGACTGGTATCACGTTCGCGGTGTACGGCCAGCAGGAGGCCGCTGAACGTCTGATTCCGTTCGACATCATCCCGCGCATCATTTCCAGTGCGGAATGGACGAAGCTGTCGCAGGGCATCGAACAGCGCGTGATGGCGCTCAACGCGTTTCTCGACGACATCTACCATCGTCAGGAGATCGTCCGGGCAGGGCGTGTGCCGAAAGAACTGATCGCGCAGAACGAAGCGTTCCTGCCGGAGATGATCGGCTTTCGTCCGCCGGGCAACGTCTACACGCACATCATCGGCGTCGACATCGTGCGCACCGCCGAGAACCAGTTCTACGTGCTCGAAGATAACGCGCGCACGCCGTCGGGCGTCTCGTACATGCTCGAGAACCGCGAGACGATGATGCAGCTGTTCCCCGAGCTGTTCCAGCGCGTGAAGGTGCGGCCGGTCGAGGTTTATCCGCAACTGTTGCGCCAGTCGCTCGCGGCCGTGTGTCCGCCGGGCGGCAATGCGGAGAATCCGACCATCGCGGTGCTGACGCCCGGCATCCACAATTCCGCGTACTACGAGCATGCGTTCCTCGCGGACCAGATGGGCGTGCATCTCGTCGAGGGCAGCGATCTGCAGGTGGTCGACGGCCACGTGGCGATGCGCACGACCGAAGGCTTTCGTGCGATCGACGTGCTGTACCGCCGGCTCGACGACGCGTTTCTCGATCCGCTCACGTTCCGCCCCGATTCCGTGCTGGGTGTGCCCGGCATCATGGACGTCTACCGCGCGGGCAATATCACGATCGCGAATGCGCCCGGCACCGGCATCGCCGACGACAAGGCGATCTACTCGTACATGCCCGAGATCGTCGAGTTCTACACGGGCCGTCAGTCGATCCTCGAAAACGTCCCCACGTGGCGCTGTTCGGAACCGCAGAGCCTCAAGTACGTGCTCGATCATCTCGACGAACTCGTCGTGAAGGAAGTGCACGGCTCCGGCGGTTACGGGATGCTGGTCGGGCCCGCCGCGTCGAAGAAGGAATGCGAGGAGTTCGCCGCGAAGCTGAAGACGCGTCCGAACAACTACATCGCGCAGCCCACGCTCGCACTGTCGACTACCCCGATCCTCACCGAAAAGGGTCTCGCGCCACGCCACGTCGATCTGCGACCGTTCGTGCTGATGTCGGACCGCATCCGCATTACGCCGGGCGGGCTGACGCGCGTCGCGTTGAAGGAAGGATCGCTGGTCGTCAATTCGAGCCAGGGCGGCGGCACCAAGGACACCTGGGTGCTCGCGGACTGA
- a CDS encoding S10 family serine carboxypeptidase-like protein: protein MKTDRYANVRRGPQLSRLLRRFIGTALPTLTLAVGVCGIFLASASAATTPPDTPYVDNTAYASGATDGLAASAVNENAAVAHHQLTYTAGRRRVEYTTTTGHLTATDANGKPEASMFYVAYIAKNNSPFPRPVTFFYNGGPGSSSIWLRLGSFAPSRVKTPDPYTTGWPNFPLVDNQESLIDTTDMVFIDPPGTGFSEAVLPNTNKSFWGVDQDAGVMRDFILRYLAVNPRPHSPVYLYGESYGTPRTDVLAPLLQQAGVKLTGIVLQSCILDYNDQYPSTSDLQRATDYTVSLLPGYAEVAAFFGLITPPPPFGQQVTPPLYWLRNYAQMMREFSTRDYSQFLPYGPTFLGLANPPVFPTPAVYTQLSAESGLNVGTLTAYLGDNPLNTALIPGYTIGGYDGRVSAANNSPIIASDSDPSDALMSTPFPLILDQQLPNYLKYTAPNATYVTLSDTANENWDFSHGGLSEPDTIPDLLAALTLNPHLKVLVENGYHDLVTPFFMTEKDLGRLKSVKGLRPDIQVTHYAGGHMIYLEDTSRPHMKADLVSYYYGFPIEGAMRFRQLPQPWSDQPPAGTP from the coding sequence ATGAAAACAGATCGTTACGCAAATGTAAGGCGTGGTCCTCAACTATCTCGACTACTTCGAAGATTTATCGGCACGGCACTCCCTACGCTGACGCTCGCAGTCGGCGTGTGCGGAATTTTTCTTGCGTCGGCATCGGCTGCCACGACTCCGCCGGACACGCCCTATGTCGATAACACCGCTTATGCATCCGGCGCGACCGATGGCCTCGCGGCATCGGCCGTCAACGAGAATGCCGCGGTCGCGCATCATCAGTTGACCTATACCGCAGGCCGCCGACGCGTCGAGTACACGACGACGACCGGACATCTGACCGCCACCGACGCCAACGGCAAACCGGAAGCGTCGATGTTCTACGTGGCGTATATCGCGAAGAACAACAGCCCGTTCCCGCGCCCGGTTACGTTCTTCTACAACGGCGGTCCTGGATCGTCGTCGATCTGGTTGCGGCTCGGATCGTTCGCCCCGAGCCGGGTCAAGACGCCCGATCCGTACACGACCGGCTGGCCGAATTTCCCGCTCGTCGATAACCAGGAGAGCCTGATCGATACCACCGACATGGTGTTCATCGATCCTCCGGGAACGGGCTTTTCCGAAGCGGTGCTGCCCAACACCAACAAGAGCTTCTGGGGCGTCGACCAGGATGCGGGCGTGATGCGCGATTTCATCCTGCGCTATCTGGCGGTCAATCCACGGCCGCATTCGCCGGTCTATCTGTACGGCGAATCGTATGGCACGCCGCGTACCGACGTGCTCGCCCCGTTGCTTCAACAGGCGGGCGTGAAGCTCACGGGCATCGTGTTGCAGTCGTGCATTCTCGACTACAACGACCAGTATCCGAGTACATCGGATCTGCAGCGCGCAACCGATTACACGGTATCGCTGCTACCGGGCTACGCGGAAGTCGCTGCGTTCTTCGGGCTGATCACGCCGCCACCGCCGTTCGGTCAGCAGGTCACGCCGCCGCTGTACTGGCTGAGAAACTACGCGCAGATGATGCGCGAGTTTTCGACGCGCGATTATTCGCAGTTCCTGCCGTATGGTCCGACCTTCCTTGGCCTCGCCAATCCGCCGGTCTTTCCGACGCCTGCGGTCTATACGCAGCTGTCGGCGGAAAGCGGTCTCAACGTAGGGACGCTGACGGCCTATCTGGGAGACAATCCGCTGAATACCGCGCTGATTCCCGGCTACACGATCGGTGGTTACGACGGACGCGTGTCGGCGGCGAACAACAGCCCGATCATCGCCAGCGATTCCGATCCGTCCGATGCGTTGATGTCCACGCCGTTCCCGCTGATCCTGGACCAGCAGCTGCCGAACTACCTGAAGTACACCGCGCCGAACGCCACCTATGTGACGTTGAGCGATACCGCGAACGAGAACTGGGATTTCAGCCACGGCGGCCTGTCGGAGCCTGACACGATTCCCGATCTGCTCGCCGCGCTGACGCTCAATCCGCATCTGAAGGTGCTCGTCGAAAACGGCTATCACGATCTGGTCACGCCGTTCTTCATGACCGAAAAGGATCTGGGCCGGTTGAAGAGCGTGAAGGGTCTGCGGCCGGATATTCAGGTCACGCACTATGCGGGCGGTCACATGATCTATCTGGAGGACACGTCGCGGCCGCACATGAAAGCCGATCTGGTGAGCTACTACTACGGCTTCCCGATCGAGGGTGCGATGCGCTTCAGGCAATTGCCGCAACCGTGGTCCGATCAGCCGCCGGCCGGTACGCCTTGA
- a CDS encoding EF-hand domain-containing protein, with protein MKSTLYSIAFALCAMAGVAQASDLAVAPPRPGVKHVDGPFFPATRPLTAAPVASTGDALQAQAMARLKTNFDAADVTKSGTLTQQQAQKSRLGFISDNFSSIDVNKKGSVTFDDVKRYLQSQP; from the coding sequence ATGAAAAGTACACTCTATTCAATCGCATTTGCCCTGTGTGCAATGGCCGGCGTCGCGCAGGCCAGCGATCTCGCCGTTGCGCCTCCGCGCCCCGGTGTGAAGCATGTGGATGGGCCGTTCTTTCCCGCGACGAGACCGCTCACGGCGGCGCCGGTCGCATCGACCGGCGATGCGCTGCAGGCTCAGGCGATGGCGCGCCTGAAAACCAACTTCGATGCCGCCGACGTCACGAAGAGCGGCACGCTGACACAGCAGCAGGCGCAGAAGAGCCGACTGGGTTTTATCTCCGATAACTTCAGCAGCATCGACGTCAACAAGAAAGGCTCGGTGACGTTCGACGATGTGAAGCGGTATCTGCAATCGCAGCCGTAG
- a CDS encoding ProQ/FinO family protein, producing the protein MGFEQLAALKAQLKKQAAQQQAQQAPKKARPPRPARGGSGAPAAPAEAKAHANAGARPKAATPGAAPTTAQAPKGKPVDPVVQTFARMQKRFPLAFPKNPAPKVPLKIGIFEDLLTHAKVLGVDEAGLRDALRTWCRGSRYWACMVEGAKRVDLEGNEAGEVTRSDAVRALALKKGRSAKPAAKKADAAAPVADAVVADAQAAAVEVNTDAAGEALAETPTAQTEAPADTAGSQHDA; encoded by the coding sequence ATGGGCTTCGAACAACTGGCCGCGCTGAAAGCGCAACTCAAGAAACAGGCCGCGCAACAGCAGGCACAGCAGGCGCCGAAAAAGGCGCGGCCGCCGCGTCCGGCGCGCGGCGGGTCGGGTGCGCCGGCAGCGCCCGCTGAGGCGAAGGCGCATGCGAATGCGGGTGCGCGCCCGAAGGCTGCAACGCCCGGTGCTGCGCCCACTACGGCGCAGGCTCCAAAAGGAAAACCGGTCGATCCGGTCGTGCAGACTTTCGCGCGGATGCAGAAGCGTTTCCCGCTCGCATTCCCGAAGAACCCTGCGCCGAAGGTGCCGCTGAAGATCGGCATCTTCGAGGATCTGCTGACGCACGCGAAGGTACTCGGTGTCGACGAAGCGGGGCTGCGCGATGCACTGCGCACGTGGTGCCGTGGCAGCCGCTACTGGGCGTGCATGGTCGAAGGCGCGAAGCGGGTCGATCTGGAAGGCAACGAAGCAGGGGAAGTGACCCGCTCCGACGCGGTCCGCGCACTGGCGCTGAAGAAAGGGCGCAGTGCGAAGCCTGCGGCGAAGAAGGCTGACGCCGCCGCACCGGTTGCCGATGCTGTCGTCGCCGATGCGCAAGCCGCTGCGGTCGAAGTGAACACCGATGCAGCAGGCGAAGCACTCGCAGAAACGCCGACTGCACAGACCGAAGCGCCTGCCGACACCGCTGGCTCGCAACACGACGCCTGA
- a CDS encoding type II toxin-antitoxin system HipA family toxin: protein MGRASRSRALSIWANGQHVGTWRMPTRGDMELHYEPTWKRSPEGRPLSLSLPFGVGDTPLKGDRVRNYFDNLLPDSQAIRRRLATRFSTDTTDAFDLLQAIGRDCVGAVQLLEEDEAPVGVDRIEGTSLSDERIEQLLLDTASPSLGAADDSEFRISIAGAQEKTALLRHRGRWMRPRGATPTTHILKLPLGLVGNKRADLSTSVENEWLCLAILRAYGLPVPDNEILTFGSQKVLSVTRFDRVKSPRAQRLLRLPQEDFCQALGIASHRKYEADGGPGVRDIAAILRQSTHAADDLERLLAAQILFWMLAAPDGHAKNFSIHLRPGGRFQMTPLYDVMSIWPVEGNGANQWSWHKAKLAMAVAGKNRHYLMRNVARRHFNAMAPLCHYGPTAEPVIQRLIGATPDVIAQVAATLPRGFPQKVADRILGGLQDSANRLDAMPVD from the coding sequence ATGGGCCGCGCCTCCCGCTCCCGCGCACTGTCGATCTGGGCCAACGGTCAGCACGTCGGCACGTGGCGCATGCCCACGCGCGGCGACATGGAGCTGCATTACGAGCCTACGTGGAAGCGTTCGCCCGAGGGGCGGCCACTATCGCTGTCGCTGCCGTTCGGGGTCGGCGATACGCCGCTAAAGGGCGATCGCGTGCGCAATTATTTCGACAACCTGCTGCCCGACAGTCAGGCGATCCGTCGCCGGCTTGCCACGCGTTTCAGCACCGACACCACCGATGCATTCGATCTGCTGCAGGCCATCGGCCGCGATTGCGTGGGCGCGGTGCAACTGCTCGAAGAAGACGAAGCGCCGGTAGGCGTTGACCGGATCGAAGGCACGTCGCTTAGCGACGAACGGATCGAGCAACTGTTGCTCGACACCGCCAGTCCGTCGCTCGGCGCAGCGGACGACAGTGAGTTCCGCATCTCGATCGCCGGCGCGCAGGAAAAGACCGCGCTGCTGCGTCATCGGGGCCGCTGGATGCGGCCGCGCGGTGCCACGCCGACAACACACATCCTGAAGCTGCCGCTCGGCCTCGTCGGCAACAAACGGGCAGATCTGAGTACGTCGGTCGAAAACGAATGGCTCTGTCTCGCGATCCTGCGCGCGTATGGTTTGCCGGTGCCCGACAACGAAATTCTCACGTTCGGTTCGCAGAAGGTGCTGTCGGTGACGCGCTTCGATCGCGTCAAATCGCCGCGCGCGCAGCGTCTGCTGCGCTTGCCACAGGAGGACTTCTGCCAGGCGCTCGGCATCGCGTCGCATCGCAAGTACGAAGCGGACGGCGGCCCGGGCGTGCGCGACATCGCCGCGATCCTGCGGCAGTCCACGCACGCAGCCGACGATCTCGAGCGGTTGCTCGCCGCACAGATTCTCTTCTGGATGCTCGCCGCGCCGGACGGTCACGCGAAAAATTTCAGCATCCATTTGCGGCCGGGCGGCCGTTTCCAGATGACGCCGCTGTACGACGTGATGTCGATCTGGCCGGTCGAAGGCAATGGCGCGAACCAGTGGTCGTGGCACAAGGCGAAGCTCGCGATGGCGGTCGCGGGCAAGAACCGGCACTACCTGATGCGCAACGTCGCACGCCGCCACTTCAATGCAATGGCGCCGCTGTGCCACTACGGCCCGACGGCCGAACCGGTGATCCAGCGGCTGATCGGCGCGACGCCGGACGTGATCGCGCAGGTTGCCGCGACACTGCCGCGCGGGTTTCCGCAGAAGGTCGCGGACCGCATTCTCGGCGGGCTGCAGGATTCGGCGAACCGGCTCGACGCGATGCCGGTTGACTGA
- a CDS encoding helix-turn-helix domain-containing protein — translation MKLVVSTSAQLAEILLSARKAKGLTQAEAAARIGVGQPRLSLLETTATATITLDQMLALTALYGLELCMQSKGDAAADHAQAEW, via the coding sequence ATGAAACTCGTCGTGAGTACGTCGGCCCAACTCGCTGAGATTCTATTGTCGGCCAGGAAGGCGAAGGGCCTGACGCAGGCGGAAGCCGCCGCACGGATCGGGGTCGGACAGCCACGGCTGTCGCTGCTCGAAACCACCGCCACCGCCACCATCACGCTGGACCAGATGCTCGCGCTGACGGCGCTGTATGGCCTCGAACTGTGCATGCAGTCGAAAGGCGACGCAGCGGCTGATCACGCGCAGGCGGAGTGGTAA
- a CDS encoding 1-aminocyclopropane-1-carboxylate deaminase has translation MNLKRFPRYSLTFGPTPIQPLRRLSDHLGGKVELYAKREDCNSGLAFGGNKTRKLEYLIPEALAQGCDTLVSIGGIQSNQTRQVAAVAAHLGMKCVLVQENWVNYSDAVYDRVGNIQMSRMMGADVRLVPDGFDIGFRRSWEDALQSVRDAGGKPYAIPAGCSDHPLGGLGFVGFAEEVRQQEAELGFRFDYIVVCSVTGSTQAGMVVGFAADGRADRVIGIDASAKPEQTHAQILRIARNTAQQVDLGRDIAEADVVLDTRYGGPEYGLPNEGTLEAIRLCARFEGMLTDPVYEGKSMHGMIDKVRLGEFPPGSRVLYAHLGGVPALSAYSFIFRDG, from the coding sequence ATGAACCTGAAACGTTTTCCCCGCTATTCGCTGACGTTCGGCCCGACGCCTATCCAGCCGCTGCGCCGGCTGTCCGACCATCTCGGCGGCAAGGTCGAGCTGTACGCGAAACGCGAAGACTGCAACAGCGGTCTCGCGTTCGGCGGCAACAAGACCCGCAAGCTCGAATACCTGATTCCCGAGGCGCTTGCGCAGGGCTGCGACACGCTGGTGTCGATTGGTGGCATCCAGTCGAACCAGACGCGTCAGGTTGCCGCGGTCGCCGCGCATCTCGGGATGAAGTGCGTGCTGGTGCAGGAGAACTGGGTCAACTATTCCGACGCGGTGTACGACCGCGTCGGCAACATCCAGATGTCGCGGATGATGGGGGCGGACGTGCGTCTCGTGCCCGACGGTTTCGACATCGGCTTTCGCCGCAGCTGGGAAGACGCGCTGCAAAGCGTGCGCGATGCGGGCGGTAAACCGTATGCGATTCCGGCCGGGTGCTCGGATCATCCGCTCGGCGGTCTCGGGTTCGTCGGTTTTGCGGAGGAGGTGCGGCAGCAGGAGGCCGAACTGGGGTTCCGCTTCGACTACATCGTCGTGTGCTCGGTGACGGGCAGCACGCAGGCGGGGATGGTCGTCGGTTTTGCGGCGGACGGGCGGGCCGATCGCGTGATCGGCATCGACGCATCGGCGAAACCGGAACAGACGCATGCGCAGATTCTGCGGATCGCGCGCAATACCGCGCAGCAGGTCGACCTCGGCCGCGACATCGCCGAGGCGGACGTCGTGCTCGACACGCGTTACGGCGGCCCCGAATATGGCCTGCCGAACGAAGGCACGCTCGAGGCGATCCGGCTGTGCGCGCGTTTCGAAGGCATGCTGACCGACCCGGTCTACGAGGGCAAGTCGATGCATGGCATGATCGACAAGGTACGGCTAGGTGAATTTCCGCCGGGTTCGCGCGTGCTGTATGCGCACCTCGGCGGCGTGCCGGCGCTCAGCGCGTACAGTTTTATTTTCCGCGACGGCTAG
- a CDS encoding Lrp/AsnC family transcriptional regulator: MNATKFRRVPERSKQAPPPLDRIDRAILKQLQQDASISNVSLAARVKLSAPACLRRVERLKEAGLIRRVVALLDPEGLGAGMLVVIGFVLDRSTPESFAAFEKAARKVVGCMECHVVTGEFDYFMLVRTKDSDSFNRLHAEQLLYLPGVRQIRSFMVLKEIMSTTEIPLS, encoded by the coding sequence ATGAACGCAACAAAATTTCGTCGTGTTCCGGAACGCAGCAAGCAGGCCCCGCCGCCGCTCGACCGGATCGACCGCGCAATCCTCAAGCAGTTACAGCAGGACGCGTCGATCTCGAACGTGAGCCTCGCCGCGCGCGTGAAGCTGAGCGCGCCCGCGTGTTTGCGGCGCGTCGAACGGTTGAAGGAAGCCGGCCTGATTCGCCGCGTCGTCGCGTTGCTCGATCCGGAGGGACTGGGTGCGGGGATGCTGGTCGTGATCGGCTTTGTGCTCGATCGCTCGACGCCGGAGTCGTTCGCCGCGTTCGAAAAAGCGGCGCGCAAGGTCGTCGGATGCATGGAGTGTCACGTCGTGACCGGCGAATTCGATTACTTCATGCTGGTCCGCACGAAGGACAGCGACAGTTTCAACCGGCTGCACGCGGAGCAGTTGCTGTATCTGCCGGGCGTGCGGCAGATTCGCAGCTTCATGGTGCTTAAGGAAATCATGTCGACGACGGAGATCCCGCTGTCGTGA
- a CDS encoding M1 family metallopeptidase, translating to MRINFRLQIQCLALAGILALSGCGGSDSPQSITSKSQTGAADNAVVPPAAPAVANPAITKTVSPVELPDTVTPLNYKLWFRPNPALSSFDGRADVEIKVLKPVNAIVIAGHRIKFVNGKTTLQPGNVQLIATPQDDGDYYQLRPVSGQIAAGTYSLHMEWSGIINFKTYDDPVAKTGGSCGDDHYPGCSAAEGVFRVDLKSTDGTTSGAILTQGESDLARQWFPGWDEPAFRPTYEVSAEVPQNWRVVSNAAELPAVNVDSGYKRVSFEKTPPMPSYLLFFGGGQFDTLEDDFTSPLAGGAGSMHLRIFTPPGMKDWAKPAMQETKQALDYYYRYTGIPLPLKKFDTIAANDAFKAEKDLNFGGMENWGAILEFADDILPPPGTPMSDYGLVVLTHEASHQWFGDLVTLDWWDDVWLNESFATFFETKTKIRFFPDHFNWVDEVKTKYAVISRDLSSKAFPVQPNFNAWASNDFVLSASAFTYDKGGIVLKMLENYLGEDVLRKGLQQYLADYQLGNGTPKRLWDELSGASGQQMGPIGDSFVRQTGVPLISLDTQCDLTKNQTVVTLKQSPYPNQNQYPGTQWTVPLTLAYGDGLASRKTIALKDTQMQVRLDGCTAVLADPSGLDYYVTNYGDNAWSQLLAQGSALQDPVLLTSLQMEAALLVKSGLAAPSRATSIGSINPQALAVMRQQFKAAAPQVNFDAPVQQQRPAIRMQGQFKLRQKTE from the coding sequence ATGCGTATAAATTTCCGATTGCAGATACAGTGCCTGGCGCTAGCCGGGATACTGGCATTGAGCGGGTGCGGTGGCTCCGACAGCCCGCAGTCGATCACGAGCAAGAGTCAGACAGGCGCCGCCGATAACGCGGTCGTGCCGCCGGCCGCTCCGGCCGTCGCCAATCCGGCGATCACGAAGACCGTATCGCCGGTCGAGTTGCCCGACACGGTGACGCCGCTCAACTACAAGTTGTGGTTCCGTCCGAATCCCGCGCTGTCTTCGTTCGACGGCCGCGCTGATGTCGAGATCAAGGTGCTCAAGCCCGTCAACGCGATCGTGATCGCGGGGCACCGGATCAAGTTCGTCAACGGCAAGACCACGCTGCAGCCGGGTAACGTGCAACTGATCGCGACGCCGCAGGACGACGGCGACTACTACCAGCTGCGTCCCGTCAGCGGACAGATTGCGGCGGGTACGTACTCGCTGCATATGGAGTGGTCCGGCATCATCAACTTCAAGACCTATGACGACCCGGTCGCGAAGACCGGCGGCAGCTGCGGCGACGACCACTATCCGGGTTGCTCGGCGGCTGAAGGCGTGTTCCGCGTCGACCTGAAATCCACCGACGGCACGACGAGCGGCGCGATCCTCACGCAGGGCGAAAGCGATCTCGCGCGGCAATGGTTCCCGGGCTGGGACGAGCCTGCGTTCCGTCCGACCTACGAGGTCAGCGCGGAAGTGCCGCAGAACTGGCGTGTGGTGTCGAACGCGGCGGAACTGCCGGCGGTGAACGTCGACAGCGGCTACAAGCGTGTGTCGTTCGAAAAGACGCCGCCGATGCCGTCGTATCTGCTGTTCTTCGGCGGCGGTCAGTTCGATACGCTCGAGGATGACTTCACGAGTCCGCTGGCCGGTGGAGCGGGCAGCATGCATCTGCGGATCTTCACGCCGCCCGGCATGAAGGACTGGGCGAAGCCCGCGATGCAGGAAACGAAGCAGGCACTCGACTACTACTACCGCTATACCGGCATTCCGTTGCCGCTGAAGAAATTCGACACGATCGCCGCGAACGATGCGTTCAAGGCCGAGAAGGATCTGAACTTCGGCGGGATGGAGAACTGGGGGGCGATTCTCGAGTTCGCCGACGACATCCTGCCGCCGCCCGGCACGCCGATGTCCGACTACGGTCTTGTCGTGTTGACGCACGAAGCATCGCATCAGTGGTTCGGCGATCTGGTGACGCTCGACTGGTGGGACGACGTGTGGCTCAACGAGTCGTTCGCGACGTTCTTCGAGACCAAGACGAAGATCCGTTTCTTCCCGGATCACTTCAACTGGGTCGACGAAGTGAAGACCAAGTACGCGGTGATTTCGCGCGATCTGTCGTCGAAGGCATTCCCGGTGCAACCGAACTTCAATGCGTGGGCATCGAACGACTTCGTGCTGAGCGCGAGTGCTTTCACGTACGACAAGGGCGGTATCGTGCTGAAGATGCTCGAGAACTATCTCGGCGAAGACGTGCTGCGTAAGGGCCTGCAACAGTATCTGGCCGATTACCAGCTCGGCAACGGTACGCCGAAGCGTCTGTGGGATGAACTGTCGGGTGCGAGCGGGCAGCAGATGGGTCCGATCGGCGACAGCTTCGTGCGTCAGACCGGCGTACCGCTGATCTCGCTCGACACGCAATGCGATCTGACGAAGAACCAGACGGTCGTGACACTGAAGCAGTCGCCGTATCCGAACCAGAACCAGTACCCGGGCACGCAGTGGACCGTTCCGCTGACGCTCGCGTACGGCGACGGTCTCGCGAGCCGCAAGACGATCGCACTGAAGGACACGCAGATGCAGGTGCGACTCGACGGCTGTACCGCCGTGCTGGCCGACCCGAGCGGGCTCGACTACTACGTGACGAACTACGGCGACAACGCGTGGAGTCAACTGCTGGCCCAGGGCAGCGCATTGCAGGACCCGGTACTGCTGACCAGCCTGCAGATGGAAGCCGCGCTGCTCGTGAAGTCGGGGCTGGCTGCGCCGTCGCGTGCGACGAGCATCGGCTCGATCAACCCGCAGGCACTGGCTGTGATGCGTCAGCAGTTCAAGGCAGCTGCGCCGCAGGTGAACTTCGATGCACCGGTGCAGCAGCAACGTCCGGCGATCCGGATGCAAGGGCAGTTCAAGCTGCGCCAGAAGACGGAGTAA